A window of the Lactobacillus amylovorus DSM 20531 genome harbors these coding sequences:
- a CDS encoding LysR substrate-binding domain-containing protein — MQVAFFIKLKNAAHLIDALLNDELDIVLASMPQRQDIKDKINTFHLVDQEILAAVPFENPLAKQKDVSLKELVQYLFIYYSEKSGLRPQLDQMFNKANIKPKILIEAVEDHTIIGFVHWNYGVAVVPNLPQLNPNEVKLLHLKDKIGMHPIYIITKSDHFLPPAVNRFNEFVQKYCYQNYVSKDKLI; from the coding sequence ATTCAAGTAGCCTTCTTCATCAAGCTCAAGAACGCCGCTCATCTAATTGATGCCCTTTTAAACGATGAACTCGATATTGTTTTAGCTTCAATGCCGCAAAGACAGGACATTAAGGATAAAATTAATACCTTCCACTTAGTTGATCAAGAAATCTTAGCCGCTGTGCCTTTTGAAAATCCTTTGGCTAAACAAAAGGACGTCTCTTTAAAAGAGCTCGTCCAATATCTTTTTATTTACTATTCTGAAAAAAGCGGCTTGCGTCCGCAACTGGATCAAATGTTTAACAAGGCTAATATCAAACCAAAGATTTTAATTGAAGCAGTAGAAGATCATACCATTATCGGTTTTGTTCATTGGAATTATGGTGTTGCAGTCGTTCCAAATTTACCTCAACTAAATCCAAATGAAGTAAAATTGCTTCACTTGAAAGATAAAATTGGCATGCACCCAATTTACATCATCACAAAGAGCGATCACTTCTTGCCACCAGCAGTTAATCGCTTTAATGAATTCGTACAAAAATATTGCTACCAAAATTATGTTAGCAAAGACAAGCTTATCTAA